Within Flavobacterium pisciphilum, the genomic segment TTGATGTCCTAATTGGAGTAAACTTACTTCGTGAAGGTTTGGATTTACCCGAAGTTTCACTAGTAGCTATTCTTGATGCAGACAAAGAAGGTTTTTTACGTAGTCATAGATCATTAACACAAACGATTGGTCGTGCAGCGAGAAACATCAACGGAAAAGCAATTATGTATGCTGATAAAATTACAGCAAGTATGCAAAAAACCATTGACGAGACCGATTATCGCCGTACAAAACAAATGAATTTTAACCTAGAACACAACCAAGTTCCGCAAGCATTAAATAAGAAGATTGACAGTGCTTTTACCAAAAATCCATTGGTAGAATATGAATTGGGTCATACGTTAAGCGAAGCAGCCGAGCCAGAAACAGCCTACCACTCTAAAGCAGAATTAGAGAAACTGATTCGAGAAAAACGAAAATCAATGGAAAAAGCTGCCAAAGAACTAGACTTTCTTCAAGCTGCAAAATTGCGTGACGACATTAAAAAACTCCAAGAACAATTACCTTAATTGTGTTGTTCCTGAAAAATTTTCAATAATACCTCAGGGTCAATCATTGCGTTTGGTGCATTCTTCATTAAGTTAAGAATACGTTTAGTTGCTATAGGATTTAATCCCATATCAATAGCTATTTGTTGTATTGCAGTTGCTTCTTTAGTATGCAATACACCGTCGCAATGCATAATTAAAGCCAATCTATAAAATTGCTGAATGCGCTGAAATTCCGATTTGATAACTAATGGAGGGACTTCTTGATGAAACAAATCTTGAAAAGTTGCTCTATCTATATTCAATTCGTGAGCAACCATTGACAAAAAATCCAACTCTCTCTTATGCAATTCTCCATCGACAGTTGAGAAAGATATTAGCTCTAAAAGTAAACTTATTTTTTCTGCATTAGTATTCATCAAATTCATATTTTTAGCTAAAATATTGCTTTTAAATTTAAAATACAAAAACGGCAGCTATGCAATTAATTATCAGAGCATACAATTTAAAATTAAAACACACCTTTAGGATTTCAAGAAAAACAATAGATTTTCAACCTACAGTAATTGTCGAATTAAAAAAAGATGGCTATTCCGGTTTTGGTGAAGCAACATCCAATCCGTATTATAATATTACTATCCCAATACTAGAAAATGATATTGAAAAAATTCGCCCAATAGTAGAAGCGGTCGAAAATGAAACACCTGAAGAATTTTGGGCAAAAATAAATCCATTATTACAAGAGAATAAATTTGCATTATGTGCCTTAGATAATGCCTACAATGACTGGTATGCTAGAAAAAAAGGTGTCAAATTATATCAGTTGTGGAATTATTCTATTCAAAATAATCCATTGACCAATTACACTATTGGAATTGATTCTATTGAAAAAATGGCTTCAAAAGTAAAAGAATTGCCATGGCCAATTTATAAAATAAAATTAGGAACCCCCGAAGACATTGCCATTGTAACTGAATTAAGAAAACACAGTGATGCCATTTTTAGAATTGATGCCAATTGCGGATGGAGCGTTGATGAGACAATCAAAAATGCTATCGAATTAAAAAAACTTGGAGTCGAATTTCTAGAACAACCACTCAAAGCAGATGACTGGGAAGGACATCGAGAAGTTTTTAAACATTCCGTTTTGCCTATCGTAGCCGATGAAAGCTGTATCATCGAAAGTGATATCGCCAAATGTCATAATCATTTTCACGGTGTAAATATAAAATTAATGAAATGTGGCGGTACTACTCCTGGGCGCCGAATGCTTCATGAGGCAAAACAATTGGGACTAAAAACAATGATAGGTTGTATGACCGAATCTACCGTAGGAATTTCGGCTATTGCACATTTATTACCAGAACTCGATTATGTCGATATGGATGGTCCCTTGCTATTAGAAAAAGACATTGCTAGTGGCGTTATTATACAAAATGGAGTAATAAAATATGCCGAAGGCAATGGAACTGGAGTTATCTTGTATTAATCACAATTTCAGTACAAGGAAAGTGACTATTCAATTACTTTTAAAACGTACCTTTGTAAAAAATTAAACGATGACAAATAACGATATCCTAAAAAAACTACGCGTAGCCTTAATGCTCCGTGACGACCAAATAGTTGAAATATTAGAATTGGTAGATTTTAGAATTTCAAAATCAGAGTTGGGTGCTTTTTTTAGAGCCGAAGACCATGAAAACTATATGGAGTGTGGGGATCAGGTATTGCGTAACTTCTTAAACGGATTAGTAATTCATTTAAGAGGAACAAAAGAAAATCCTAAAAACCCTAATGATGTTTTAGCAAAACACAAAGCAGAAATACCTGCTAAAGGTAGTACAAAGGAAAGACCAGAGTTTAAAGCCAAATCAAAAGATGAGGAAAGATCAAGAGGAGATCAAGCACCATCTAATAAATCTGGAGCTGCTGCAAAAAAACCTTTCAAAAAGAACAACAGTAAATCTACTCCAAAAATACAAGTAGTCGAAAAAGTAAAATTCAATTTCGGTAAAAACAAAAAATCCTAAGCTCACACTTAGGATTTTTTTTTATGTAGTTATGTTAAAGTAAAATGATTTTTGCGCATTCAATCTCAATTCTGAATTCTTTTTGAATTTGAATCAGTATTTTTGTTTAAAATTAGATATTAAAACAATGAAAAAACTTATTTTATTTTTAGCATTCGTATTCGTTACCCAAATAAATGCACAAGAACGCCCAAAACTAGTAGTTGGAATTGTTGTGGATCAAATGAAGATGGAATACCTCTATCGTTTTTCAGATGACTTTACTGCAAATGGTTTCAAAAGGCTTATTAATAATGGATACACGTTTCAAAACATGCATTACAATTATATGCCTACTTACACTGCACCAGGTCATGCCTCTATTTACACAGGGACAACTCCTGCTACACATGGAATT encodes:
- a CDS encoding dipeptide epimerase; this encodes MQLIIRAYNLKLKHTFRISRKTIDFQPTVIVELKKDGYSGFGEATSNPYYNITIPILENDIEKIRPIVEAVENETPEEFWAKINPLLQENKFALCALDNAYNDWYARKKGVKLYQLWNYSIQNNPLTNYTIGIDSIEKMASKVKELPWPIYKIKLGTPEDIAIVTELRKHSDAIFRIDANCGWSVDETIKNAIELKKLGVEFLEQPLKADDWEGHREVFKHSVLPIVADESCIIESDIAKCHNHFHGVNIKLMKCGGTTPGRRMLHEAKQLGLKTMIGCMTESTVGISAIAHLLPELDYVDMDGPLLLEKDIASGVIIQNGVIKYAEGNGTGVILY
- a CDS encoding excinuclease ABC subunit B, which translates into the protein MNTNAEKISLLLELISFSTVDGELHKRELDFLSMVAHELNIDRATFQDLFHQEVPPLVIKSEFQRIQQFYRLALIMHCDGVLHTKEATAIQQIAIDMGLNPIATKRILNLMKNAPNAMIDPEVLLKIFQEQHN
- a CDS encoding DUF1456 family protein; this translates as MTNNDILKKLRVALMLRDDQIVEILELVDFRISKSELGAFFRAEDHENYMECGDQVLRNFLNGLVIHLRGTKENPKNPNDVLAKHKAEIPAKGSTKERPEFKAKSKDEERSRGDQAPSNKSGAAAKKPFKKNNSKSTPKIQVVEKVKFNFGKNKKS